A genomic stretch from Aedes albopictus strain Foshan chromosome 2, AalbF5, whole genome shotgun sequence includes:
- the LOC134286624 gene encoding uncharacterized protein LOC134286624, producing MDDALSGEDDLETAVETVIQLTELLKLGGFNLRKWSSNDPRILAHLPDELKEFAPETEIDDSGNIKTLGLLWSHVTDEFGFKIPSLPPSNKVSKRVVASEMAQLFDPLGLVGSVVMSAKMFIQKLWAIGIPWDDDLPENLRAWWLRFREEIPQLADLKIPRRVLANDFNSYAMHCFCDASDHGYGACVYVVSSNGAGDHYSQLLIAKSRVAPLRGLTTPKLELCAALLGCQLLDQVRSTTRFTGVVTFWSDSSIVLHWIQIAAYRLEGANPADRISRGVLPSEILEDSLWWHGPNFLVQAVETWPEDIVSLTREEQEVRDVEARQVVTFAVTHVDHSIIHRYSDLGRLLRVVSYCFRFCRNALSPQNHRKVGPLQPSEVDYSLKSLIRSVQSTEFPEEIRCLSANPQRRLTSKDRKLQSSFKSLNPFLDNTGLLRIGGRLAKLSASLDTRAPILLPAKHHLSWLIARSLHLRTLHGGPTLLLATIRQRFWPLRGRDLVRKVVRQCVTCFRCAPKPTEQFMAPLPSVRITPARVFANSGMDYCGPFGIRPLVGRGANVKMYVAVFVCMVVKAVHLEVVTDLTSVACINAVKRFIARRGRVVNLYCDNSTAFVGADRELKQLRRQYLQQYSTEQWNGYCLESGITFHFIPPRSPHHGGLWEAGVKSFKHHLRRILGSRSFTLEEFNTTVAQIESMLNSRPLSPLSSHPQDLSSLTPGHFLVGEPLFSIPEPDYTSHPVGRLNRYQEMKRSVQDFWKRWAREYVSELHQRSKWQRVRDEVKVGSLVLLKQESLPPLEWNLGRVVAVSPGSDGHVRVVDVRTAKGIYTRAVTEVFLLPVEEPVVEMPDADQEDRPIGPEAKASVGDL from the exons ATGGATGATGCTCTTTCAGGGGAAGACGACCTGGAAACTGCTGTTGAGACAGTGATACAGCTGACGGAACTACTGAAGCTTGGAGGCTTCAACTTGAGGAAATGGAGCTCCAATGATCCTCGGATTCTGGCTCACTTGCCGGATGAACTGAAGGAATTCGCGCCGGAAACTGAAATCGACGATTCCGGAAACATAAAAACGCTAGGTTTGTTGTGGTCACACGTCACCGATGAATTTGGATTCAAAATCCCATCGCTTCCGCCCTCGAACAAGGTCTCCAAACGAGTGGTGGCCTCCGAGATGGCACAGTTATTCGACCCGCTCGGGCTGGTCGGATCAGTGGTGATGAGTGCCAAAATGTTTATTCAGAAGCTGTGGGCgataggaattccttgggatgaTGACCTTCCCGAGAACCTACGAGCTTGGTGGCTGCGTTTCCGTGAAGAAATTCCGCAATTAGCAGACCTGAAGATTCCACGCCGAGTTCTCGCGAACGACTTCAACAGCTACGCAATGCATTGCTTCTGCGATGCTTCCGACCACGGCTACGGCGCCTGTGTCTACGTGGTTTCGTCGAATGGGGCTGGAGATCACTACAGCCAACTTCTCATAGCCAAATCGAGAGTCGCACCACTGCGTGGACTTACAACACCGAAACTTGAACTCTGTGCTGCTTTGTTAGGATGTCAGCTGCTGGATCAAGTCCGAAGCACGACTAGATTCACCGGAGTAGTGACGTTCTGGTCGGATTCCAGTATAGTTCTACACTGGATTCAGATCGCCGCCTACCGTTTGGAAGGT GCCAATCCGGCGGACAGGATATCTCGTGGAGTTTTACCGTCCGAAATACTCGAAGATTCGCTGTGGTGGCATGGGCCTAACTTTCTCGTTCAGGCCGTCGAAACTTGGCCTGAAGACATCGTATCACTCACTCGTGAAGAACAAGAAGTTCGTGATGTGGAAGCTCGCCAGGTGGTTACCTTCGCGGTGACCCACGTGGATCACTCGATCATCCATCGATACTCGGATCTTGGAAGGTTGCTTCGGGTAGTTAGTTACTGCTTCCGATTCTGTCGAAACGCTCTAAGTCCGCAAAATCATCGCAAAGTCGGTCCTCTTCAGCCGTCCGAAGTGGACTACTCACTGAAATCGCTCATTCGTTCCGTCCAAAGtacagaattcccagaagaaattcgctGCCTCTCGGCGAATCCTCAGCGGCGACTGACCAGCAAGGACCGGAAACTCCAATCGTCGTTCAAGTCGCTCAACCCGTTTCTGGACAACACTGGCCTCCTACGGATAGGAGGACGCTTGGCAAAGCTGTCAGCCTCTTTGGATACCAGAGCACCAATTCTTCTACCGGCCAAACATCATCTGTCTTGGCTAATCGCTCGCTCCCTCCATCTAAGGACTCTTCATGGAGGACCAACCTTGCTACTGGCTACCATTCGGCAAAGATTCTGGCCTCTGCGTGGACGCGATCTCGTTCGTAAAGTCGTTCGGCAGTGTGTGACCTGCTTCCGCTGCGCCCCGAAGCCGACGGAGCAGTTCATGGCTCCTCTACCGTCTGTGCGAATCACGCCGGCACGAGTGTTCGCGAATAGTGGTATGGACTACTGTGGGCCCTTCGGTATTCGTCCGTTAGTTGGAAGGGGAGCAAACGTGAAAATGTACGTCGCCGTGTTCGTTTGTATGGTGGTGAAGGCGGTACACCTCGAGGTAGTCACCGACCTTACGTCCGTCGCGTGTATCAATGCGGTGAAGCGGTTCATCGCACGTCGCGGTCGCGTAGTGAATTTGTATTGCGACAACTCGACAGCATTCGTCGGCGCTGATCGAGAACTGAAGCAGCTACGTCGACAGTACCTTCAGCAGTATTCGACAGAACAGTGGAATGGATACTGCCTGGAGAGTGGAATAACGTTCCACTTTATCCCTCCTCGTTCCCCCCACCATGGTGGCCTGTGGGAAGCGGGGGTCAAATCGTTTAAACACCACCTGCGTAGAATCCTTGGCAGTCGATCTTTCACGTTGGAGGAGTTCAACACTACAGTGGCGCAAATCGAAAGTATGCTGAACTCCCGCCCTCTGTCGCCACTGTCTAGTCACCCGCAGGATCTGTCCAGCCTAACTCCCGGTCACTTCCTTGTGGGCGAACCTTTGTTCTCTATTCCAGAGCCCGACTACACCTCACATCCTGTTGGTCGGCTCAACCGTTACCAGGAGATGAAGCGCAGTGTCCAGGATTTCTGGAAACGCTGGGCACGAGAGTACGTCAGCGAGCTCCATCAGCGCTCAAAGTGGCAACGTGTGCGGGACGAAGTGAAGGTGGGATCCCTGGTCCTGCTAAAGCAAGAAAGTCTTCCACCACTCGAATGGAACTTGGGTCGTGTCGTAGCGGTATCACCAGGATCGGACGGCCATGTTCGGGTCGTCGATGTTCGTACCGCGAAGGGGATCTACACACGAGCAGTGACTGAAGTCTTTCTGCTACCTGTCGAGGAACCAGTCGTTGAAATGCCCGATGCGGATCAGGAGGATAGACCAATCGGTCCGGAAGCGAAGGCGTCTGTCGGAGATCTTTGA
- the LOC134286623 gene encoding uncharacterized protein LOC134286623 produces the protein MKKRASRSVVAKSAKLKTLLRQRANILGSAALIKKFNDQYQQGQFHQVKVRIDTLDRLWAEFAHIQDEIEEIEDGVTGDDTDDEEEPAMSAQRVQFQTMYHELKASLVSKLPLDPPPSGSAVNRLPVQPMQSVRLPEIHIPDFCGNPSKWIAFRDIFRSMIHSSVHLSSVQKMHYLKTALTGEAARIIANFEVNSDNYAAAWKSICERYDNPNLLRKHHFAALFAIPSVKRASSSSLYELVDEFDHHVGVLGKLDTPADLWDTVLVETLSKRLDPATLKEWENSCQENVRPTYQQLTEFVRKTSRVLQSVKLLQTPNHPVESKPSKPKSISTHVATEVTNKCPLCKDAHPLFKCDQFVGMEVKQRFEMVKKNGLCINCLKGSHLAKNCSSGSCRNCSKKHHTLLHLPPLAVAAKPSSSQTTLACSTAASEVIPPAQHQMSSNSSAVASHSFSSPPSRSQQPPVGAMSSGPVNSFSYSVVIAPSPSPVDSSAPQSIGRSLEFHSSPVASCVAPQSVPVRAPCDEVFLSTVAVKVKDSNGNPRYVRGVLDSCSQANFISEALARKLELKRDRISIDVSGIGQGIVHIRSKVLIRISSRFGGLDYPLECLVIPQITVTLPSKHIDISDWNLPNNVPLADPRFNISSGVDILVGGELFYSLMLSHTINLCAGFPILQKTVFGYVVAGRLSTASRTSPIRVVSAITSLDNKLQRFWEVENFDGYKAMTPLEEACEEHFRSTVSRTSDGRYMIRLPIRDEMIQLLGDSFAVAQRRFWAIERKFAANHEFKSEYVKFMEEYAALGHMELSPRVEIPQFVLPHHAIFRLDSSTTKTRVVFDATCKGSSQLSLNDVLLVGPIVQPPLLAIVLNWRIPRFVFKADIEKMFRQIWVHPQDRRFLQVLWRTSTTQPLQRYQLTTVTYGTSCAP, from the coding sequence ATGAAGAAGCGTGCTTCTCGTTCGGTGGTGGCAAAATCAGCCAAGCTGAAAACGCTTTTGCGGCAAAGAGCGAACATTTTGGGCTCTGCCGCGTTGATCAAAAAGTTCAACGATCAATATCAGCAAGGTCAATTCCACCAAGTCAAGGTGAGGATCGACACTCTCGATCGTCTGTGGGCTGAATTCGCACACATCCAGGACGAGATTGAAGAAATTGAAGATGGCGTCACCGGTGATGATACCGATGACGAAGAAGAGCCAGCCATGTCTGCACAACGGGTACAGTTCCAAACAATGTACCAcgagctgaaagcttctctcgttAGTAAGCTGCCGCTGGATCCCCCACCCTCCGGCTCAGCAGTCAATCGTCTTCCGGTCCAACCAATGCAGTCTGTGCGGTTGCCGGAAATCCACATTCCAGATTTTTGCGGCAATCCATCCAAATGGATAGCCTTTCGGGACATTTTTCGGTCCATGATCCATTCAAGCGTTCACCTCTCGTCGGTGCAGAAAATGCACTACCTAAAAACGGCTCTCACAGGCGAGGCCGCGCGCATAATCGCAAATTTCGAAGTTAATTCCGACAattatgctgcagcatggaaatcAATTTGTGAGCGATATGATAATCCGAATCTACTACGGAAACATCATTTCGCGGCTCTTTTCGCTATTCCTTCGGTGAAGAGAGCTTCTTCGTCGTCGCTATACGAACTCGTTGATGAGTTCGACCATCATGTGGGAGTATTGGGAAAGCTGGATACACCAGCTGACTTGTGGGACACAGTGCTCGTCGAAACCCTCAGTAAGCGTTTGGATCCTGCTACTCTGAAGGAGTGGGAGAACAGTTGCCAGGAAAATGTGCGCCCCACGTACCAGCAACTAACCGAATTTGTGCGAAAAACATCGCGAGTGTTACAGTCTGTTAAACTGCTTCAAACGCCCAATCACCCGGTCGAATCCAAACCCTCGAAACCCAAATCGATTTCCACCCACGTTGCTACGGAGGTTACGAACAAGTGTCCGCTTTGCAAGGACGCCCATCCTCTTTTCAAATGCGATCAGTTTGTCGGAATGGAGGTGAAACAACGCTTTGAGATGGTGAAGAAAAATGGATTGTGCATCAACTGCCTGAAGGGGTCACATCTCGCCAAGAACTGCAGCAGTGGAAgttgcagaaattgctccaagaaacaCCACACCCTTTTGCATCTGCCGCCACTAGCCGTGGCTGCGAAACCGTCGTCGTCTCAAACAACGCTGGCGTGTTCTACGGCAGCCAGTGAAGTGATTCCTCCAGCTCAACATCAAATGTCGTCGAACTCGTCCGCAGTCGCCTCGCACTCGTTTTCCTCACCACCATCGCGCTCGCAACAGCCACCCGTCGGGGCTATGTCGTCTGGCCCGGTAAACTCGTTCTCGTATTCGGTCGTCATTGCTCCCTCCCCGTCGCCGGTTGATTCGTCCGCTCCGCAATCGATCGGAAGAAGTCTCGAATTTCACTCTTCTCCTGTGGCCTCCTGTGTTGCTCCACAAAGCGTTCCCGTACGTGCCCCCTGCGATGAAGTTTTCCTATCAACGGTAGCTGTCAAGGTGAAAGACTCCAACGGCAACCCACGCTACGTTCGTGGGGTTCTGGATAGCTGCTCCCAAGCAAATTTCATCTCAGAAGCTCTGGCGCGCAAGCTGGAGTTGAAACGCGATAGAATCAGCATCGATGTTAGTGGTATTGGCCAGGGAATCGTCCACATCCGCTCTAAAGTATTGATCAGGATCTCGTCTCGCTTCGGAGGATTAGACTATCCTCTCGAATGTCTTGTTATACCACAAATCACGGTCACGCTTCCAAGTAAGCACATCGACATTTCTGACTGGAATCTCCCCAACAACGTCCCTCTCGCAGACCCGAGGTTCAACATCAGCTCCGGGGTCGATATTCTCGTTGGTGGAGAACTGTTCTACTCCCTGATGCTCTCGCATACGATCAATCTATGCGCTGGTTTCCCGATACTTCAGAAAACTGTTTTCGGGTACGTTGTCGCTGGTCGGCTATCAACAGCATCTCGTACTTCTCCGATTCGTGTAGTCAGTGCTATCACTAGTCTCGATAATAAGCTGCAGCGCTTTTGGGAGGTCGAAAACTTCGACGGTTATAAGGCGATGACTCCGTTGGAAGAAGCGTGTGAGGAGCATTTCCGGAGCACAGTCAGTCGAACAAGTGATGGTCGCTACATGATTCGCCTTCCGATACGGGATGAAATGATTCAACTGCTGGGAGATTCTTTTGCGGTAGCACAACGCCGATTCTGGGCAATAGAGCGGAAATTTGCGGCAAACCACGAGTTTAAGAGCGAATACGTGAAGTTCATGGAGGAGTACGCAGCACTTGGCCATATGGAGTTGAGTCCTCGCGTCGAAATTCCCCAGTTCGTCCTGCCACACCATGCCATCTTCCGCCTCGATAGCTCCACCACGAAAACCCGCGTTGTCTTCGACGCCACCTGCAAGGGCAGTTCCCAGTTGTCGTTGAATGATGTGCTACTCGTTGGTCCGATCGTGCAACCTCCTCTTCTCGCTATCGTCCTCAACTGGCGGATCCCTCGTTTTGTTTTCAAAGCTGATATAGAGAAGATGTTCCGCCAGATTTGGGTTCATCCTCAGGACCGCAGGTTTCTGCAAGTGCTGTGGCGGACAAGTACAACCCAACCTCTTCAGCGATACCAGCTCACCACGGTGACCTACGGGACATCATGTGCACCTTAG